A single Pseudomonas sp. HN11 DNA region contains:
- a CDS encoding type III secretion protein yields MAVLCLFGSCFANAAEEPAWFSQPYAYVLVDQDVRSALEEFGHNLDVPLVLSDKVRGKARSTIRGATAGEFLQTLCSTNGLTWYFDGNLLYLNASDEIATRLFKASALDLDQLQAYLSNLDVFGQQLSMRNGPEGDEVFVSGPPPYLALVQQHVDHLQPKVVAAPVARERGVRVFRGAQVSTETPTQ; encoded by the coding sequence TTGGCTGTCCTATGCCTGTTCGGCAGCTGTTTTGCCAACGCCGCCGAAGAACCCGCATGGTTCTCCCAACCCTACGCCTACGTGCTGGTGGACCAGGATGTGCGCAGCGCCCTGGAAGAATTCGGCCACAACCTCGACGTGCCCCTGGTGCTCTCCGACAAGGTGCGCGGCAAGGCGCGCAGCACGATTCGCGGCGCCACCGCCGGTGAGTTCCTGCAGACCCTGTGCAGCACCAACGGCCTCACTTGGTACTTCGACGGCAACCTGCTGTACCTCAACGCCAGCGACGAGATCGCTACCCGGCTGTTCAAGGCCAGTGCCCTGGACCTCGACCAGTTGCAGGCCTACCTCAGCAACCTCGATGTGTTCGGCCAGCAGCTGTCCATGCGCAACGGACCCGAGGGCGACGAAGTGTTTGTGTCCGGCCCACCGCCGTACCTGGCGCTGGTGCAGCAACATGTGGATCACCTGCAACCCAAGGTCGTGGCCGCCCCGGTGGCACGCGAGCGCGGGGTACGGGTGTTCCGTGGCGCGCAAGTCAGTACCGAAACCCCAACCCAGTAA
- the sctJ gene encoding type III secretion system inner membrane ring lipoprotein SctJ, giving the protein MPSPNRALRLLLIGLLASLLQACNTDLYTNLSERDANAMVAVLLRGGIPAERKAQDNGQLKVVVDESRFAEAMTLLDNAGLPQQSFSNMGEVFKGNGLVSSPVQERAQMIYALSEELSHSVSQIDGIVAARVHVVLPDNDLLKRVISPSSASVLVRYDPGTDINTLIPQIKTLVANGISGLSYDGVSVTAIKAAVAISQNPAQPRLARFMGLWLLEDNLPQARLMFGALLLIALGALGVLARQQWARRQSQALYVLKEGE; this is encoded by the coding sequence ATGCCAAGCCCCAACCGCGCCCTGCGCCTGCTGCTGATCGGCCTGCTGGCCAGCCTGTTGCAAGCGTGCAACACCGACCTCTATACCAACCTCAGCGAGCGCGACGCCAACGCCATGGTCGCGGTGCTGCTGCGCGGTGGCATCCCGGCGGAACGCAAGGCCCAGGACAACGGCCAGCTCAAGGTGGTGGTTGATGAGTCGCGCTTTGCCGAAGCCATGACCCTGCTTGATAACGCCGGCCTGCCGCAGCAGAGCTTTTCCAACATGGGCGAGGTGTTCAAGGGCAATGGCCTGGTGTCGTCGCCGGTGCAGGAGCGGGCGCAGATGATCTATGCGCTGAGCGAAGAGCTGTCCCACTCGGTGTCGCAGATCGATGGCATCGTCGCCGCCCGCGTGCATGTGGTACTGCCGGATAACGATTTGCTCAAGCGCGTGATCTCGCCGTCTTCGGCCTCAGTACTGGTGCGCTACGACCCAGGTACCGACATCAATACGCTGATCCCGCAGATCAAGACCCTGGTGGCCAACGGTATTTCCGGGCTGAGCTATGACGGCGTATCGGTGACCGCTATCAAGGCCGCAGTCGCCATCAGCCAAAACCCCGCGCAACCGCGTCTGGCCCGCTTCATGGGCCTGTGGCTGCTGGAAGACAACCTGCCCCAGGCGCGGCTGATGTTTGGTGCCTTGTTATTGATCGCGCTTGGCGCCCTGGGTGTGCTGGCCCGTCAGCAATGGGCACGTCGCCAGTCTCAGGCGCTGTATGTGCTCAAGGAGGGTGAATGA
- a CDS encoding FliH/SctL family protein, which translates to MSELPSRPTARILRAEEAALWSDGFAFLQAAKHQAEQIKADGEQWLNSARAEGFESARQAGAEQVAQLLLNTQSQVQHYLSSLEASLADLALGIVREVLGELDNADRVVRSTRQALSAFRQDQALTLWVPPAEVDALRQRLKLEGLAIAVDADEQLSAGQARLSSPAGSVELGLEAQLQNLRRSLLPFAEEGVA; encoded by the coding sequence ATGAGTGAATTGCCGAGCCGTCCCACTGCACGCATCCTGCGCGCTGAAGAAGCCGCGTTATGGAGCGACGGTTTTGCCTTCCTGCAAGCGGCCAAGCACCAGGCCGAGCAGATCAAAGCCGACGGCGAGCAATGGCTGAACAGCGCCCGCGCCGAAGGCTTCGAAAGCGCCCGGCAAGCCGGGGCTGAACAGGTGGCGCAATTGCTGCTGAACACCCAGTCCCAGGTGCAGCACTACTTGAGCAGCCTGGAGGCGTCCCTGGCCGACCTGGCCCTGGGCATCGTGCGTGAAGTACTGGGCGAGCTGGACAACGCCGACCGTGTGGTGCGCAGTACCCGCCAGGCCTTGAGCGCGTTCCGCCAGGACCAGGCGTTGACCCTGTGGGTGCCGCCGGCGGAGGTCGATGCGCTGCGCCAACGCCTCAAGCTGGAGGGACTGGCGATTGCGGTGGACGCGGATGAGCAACTGAGCGCCGGCCAGGCTCGCCTGAGCAGCCCGGCGGGCTCCGTGGAGTTGGGCCTCGAAGCCCAATTGCAAAACCTGCGGCGCAGCCTGTTGCCCTTCGCCGAAGAGGGTGTGGCATGA
- a CDS encoding tetratricopeptide repeat protein, which yields MSKNFLLASTLLLAACASKPATDSDKSLQLANDLSKRGDYASAAALYERAAQQPGAGIELWLKLGQTKLDARDAQGAERAFQQALGFDARNADALLGLGTAQLQLGKTPRAVTALGQAADISGLPVAYTRLGVAQILNGQAAAAQSTFAKSLNLKPDDLDNRCNLALAYALGGQSQQALDTIAPVAQSPRALPRHQRNELLVMVLAGYEQRAAGLPLDDIPAAERERLVSEAKRIKGISDPVVQARELGLVDPR from the coding sequence ATGTCCAAGAATTTTCTGCTCGCCAGTACCCTGCTGCTGGCCGCCTGCGCCAGCAAACCCGCGACCGATTCCGACAAGTCCCTGCAACTGGCCAATGACCTGAGCAAACGCGGTGACTATGCCAGTGCGGCAGCGCTGTACGAGCGAGCGGCGCAGCAACCCGGTGCAGGCATCGAGTTGTGGCTCAAGCTGGGCCAAACCAAGCTTGATGCCAGGGATGCGCAGGGTGCCGAACGAGCCTTCCAGCAAGCCCTGGGTTTCGATGCACGCAATGCCGACGCCCTGCTCGGCCTGGGTACCGCGCAATTGCAGTTGGGCAAGACCCCGCGCGCTGTCACCGCCCTCGGACAGGCCGCCGATATCAGCGGCTTGCCAGTCGCCTACACCCGCCTGGGTGTCGCGCAGATCCTCAATGGCCAGGCGGCTGCGGCGCAGAGTACTTTCGCCAAGAGCCTGAACCTCAAGCCCGACGACCTCGACAACCGTTGCAACCTCGCCCTGGCTTACGCGTTGGGTGGGCAGTCGCAGCAGGCGCTGGACACCATCGCCCCGGTCGCGCAGTCGCCACGTGCATTGCCCCGACACCAGCGCAATGAGTTGTTGGTGATGGTGTTGGCGGGGTATGAGCAACGGGCGGCGGGGTTGCCTCTGGATGACATTCCAGCTGCCGAGCGGGAGCGATTGGTGAGCGAGGCCAAGCGCATCAAGGGCATCAGTGATCCGGTGGTGCAGGCACGGGAGCTGGGGTTGGTGGATCCGCGCTGA
- a CDS encoding type III secretion protein, producing MSLFERLQGLIAEPLQFVRGPSLGACFADELPDAVLQAMQGQPRFQQRLEQLLVSHYQLAPMDQLVTPLAADLSVLLLSPAQFARLPRLCGAIWHAATLSREIRREVVNELREGLGEEVFVSALSLRPLGGAADLLRDPAELIEAIDRDGQGCVAAWLHAQHADWQGWLHLRFAFPQDHSARVPRDLEIVQAAAACLLAEDIAS from the coding sequence ATGAGCTTGTTCGAACGCTTGCAGGGGCTGATCGCCGAGCCCTTGCAGTTCGTGCGCGGGCCTAGCCTGGGCGCGTGTTTTGCCGATGAATTGCCCGACGCCGTGCTGCAGGCGATGCAGGGCCAGCCGCGTTTTCAACAGCGCCTGGAGCAGTTGCTCGTCAGCCATTATCAACTGGCTCCCATGGACCAATTGGTCACGCCGTTGGCGGCTGATCTGTCGGTACTGCTGCTGTCGCCCGCGCAGTTTGCTCGCTTGCCAAGGCTGTGCGGGGCGATCTGGCATGCCGCGACCCTGAGCCGGGAGATCCGTCGCGAAGTGGTCAACGAGCTGCGTGAAGGGCTTGGCGAAGAAGTCTTCGTTTCGGCACTGTCCCTGCGCCCACTCGGAGGCGCAGCGGATTTACTGCGTGATCCTGCCGAATTGATCGAGGCCATCGACCGCGATGGCCAAGGCTGTGTCGCCGCCTGGCTGCACGCCCAGCATGCCGACTGGCAAGGCTGGTTGCATTTGCGGTTCGCCTTCCCCCAGGACCACAGCGCCCGAGTGCCCCGTGATCTGGAAATCGTCCAGGCCGCCGCCGCGTGCCTGCTGGCCGAGGACATTGCCTCATGA